Within Babylonia areolata isolate BAREFJ2019XMU chromosome 3, ASM4173473v1, whole genome shotgun sequence, the genomic segment CAGCCCATAGGTGAGTAGACGGTCTGTAAATACTAGTCAGCAGACAGATATAAACACTGGTCAGTAGACAGCTATAAATACTGGTCAGTAGACAGCCATAAACACTTGTGAGTGGACAGCCCATGAACACTAGTGAATACatcgtgtttgtatatatgtgtgtgtgtgcacacttgttCCCGTATGGTGATCATAGTATTTATGgatgtttatgtatatatgtatgtatgctgttTTTGTTATGAATGCCTCAAGCTCTgtgcattatcattattttaaaaattaaattaCAGTAAATCTGTATTTTTGTTTCCACATTGTTTCAGACAAAACGGCCCATAACCACACTATCAACAGCATTCACTTCACTCCGGATGGCCTTCACCTGGTGACCTATGGCACTGATCACCAACTCCACTTGTGGGATACCAGCTTTGGTGACTTGTTGCCAGTGAATTATGGGGTGGTGGAGAACACAGTGAAGAAAGCATTGCAGATGGAGGTGGTGGCTGACTGCTCCCCCCGCGCTCCTCTTCGTTCCCTCCAACAGCACCATCCGTCTGTATGACCTGTTCAAGGGAGAGCAGTTGACCACTCTGAGTGGACACTACTACAATGTCAACTGCTGCGTGTCTCACCCCGACTCTCAGTTCTTGTTCAGCGGTGGCAAGGACCACAACCTGTTGGTGTGGACGCCCCACGTTGAGAGGGACCAGCAAGACGGTGCTTCCTCCTCGCCTAAAACACCCGCTGGCTCAGCGGC encodes:
- the LOC143280140 gene encoding LOW QUALITY PROTEIN: DNA excision repair protein ERCC-8-like (The sequence of the model RefSeq protein was modified relative to this genomic sequence to represent the inferred CDS: deleted 1 base in 1 codon) yields the protein MSPVARKHSLVAVGAGRCTVKLVDVRSGSASHQLKGHKASVLSVQWSSRHEFLLASGGLDKKVILWDVRKSKGELMMLDQHRDRQAGSSRCDKTAHNHTINSIHFTPDGLHLVTYGTDHQLHLWDTSFGDLLPVNYGVVENTVKKALQMEVVADCSPALLFVPSNSTIRLYDLFKGEQLTTLSGHYYNVNCCVSHPDSQFLFSGGKDHNLLVWTPHVERDQQDGASSSPKTPAGSAAVTADAWSSDEET